The proteins below come from a single Terriglobales bacterium genomic window:
- a CDS encoding response regulator transcription factor has translation MLKIILADNQAIFRAGAAKVLAVEDDFRIVAQCENTERMLAAVESFRANVLIFSTAMHVDIRALVELSKKTKTRLVIVIESNDNSAQYLQLGIAGVVFRNVSGTSLVECVRKVSRNETWVQDTGAAAEATENDIVGARVRDRLTPKELRIVALIVQGFKNKEIAVQLGTTEQVIKNYLRNVYDKIGVSDRLELALFTIHHRILNEAAAALAGTASNQLSN, from the coding sequence ATGCTTAAGATCATCCTCGCAGACAACCAAGCGATCTTCCGCGCGGGCGCAGCAAAAGTGCTGGCAGTGGAGGACGACTTTCGTATCGTCGCGCAGTGCGAAAACACCGAGCGCATGCTGGCGGCGGTTGAAAGCTTCCGCGCCAACGTTCTCATTTTCTCGACCGCGATGCACGTGGACATTCGCGCTCTCGTCGAATTATCGAAGAAGACCAAGACTCGTCTAGTCATCGTGATTGAGAGCAACGATAACAGTGCGCAGTACTTGCAGCTCGGCATCGCCGGCGTGGTCTTCCGCAACGTAAGCGGAACTTCGCTGGTCGAATGCGTCCGCAAAGTGTCGCGCAACGAAACCTGGGTGCAAGACACAGGCGCTGCTGCCGAGGCCACCGAGAACGACATCGTCGGAGCCCGCGTGCGCGACCGCCTCACACCAAAAGAGCTGCGGATCGTCGCTCTGATCGTTCAGGGCTTCAAGAACAAGGAAATCGCCGTCCAGCTCGGAACCACCGAACAAGTGATCAAGAATTATCTGCGGAACGTTTACGACAAGATCGGCGTCTCCGACCGCCTCGAGCTCGCGCTGTTCACTATCCATCACCGGATTCTGAATGAAGCCGCTGCTGCATTGGCGGGAACTGCCAGCAATCAGCTGAGCAATTGA
- a CDS encoding PilZ domain-containing protein: MSDARTGRRFPLNLPITIREGESADQTSGTTQNVSAAGVYIRADAELEVGSQIEFEITLPSDVIGGNHDVRVKCQGRVIRRESDKSSSGGVACVIDNYKFVRGA; encoded by the coding sequence TTGTCTGACGCGAGAACAGGCAGAAGGTTTCCTCTCAATCTGCCGATAACTATCCGGGAGGGGGAGTCGGCCGACCAGACTTCAGGAACTACACAAAACGTTAGCGCCGCGGGCGTATATATTCGCGCCGATGCGGAGCTAGAGGTCGGATCGCAAATCGAATTTGAAATTACGCTGCCATCGGACGTTATCGGCGGCAATCATGATGTACGGGTGAAGTGTCAGGGCCGCGTGATTCGCCGGGAAAGCGACAAAAGTTCCAGCGGTGGCGTGGCTTGCGTGATCGACAACTATAAATTTGTTCGCGGCGCGTAG
- a CDS encoding glycoside hydrolase family 3 C-terminal domain-containing protein: MAATVLFAQSNSQNPSTASSDLAIEKRVDSILGKMTLEQKIDLLGGIKSFYIRGYKELGLPEQKMSDGPVGVRNYGPATTMGGIGLAASWNPELVERMAKVYGQDARARGVHFLLGPGVNIHRAPMNGRNFEYFGEDPFLASRTAVAYVRGVQSQGVIATIKHYMGNNSEYDRHNTDSEIDERTMREIYLPAFEAAVKEAHVGAIMDSYNLVNGEHSTQNAFLNNQIAKKDWGFDGIIMSDWTSTYDGVAAVNSGLDLEMPSGKFMNRETLLPAVKAGKVSQATIDEHVRRILREAIRFGFLDRDQTETSIPFLNPEGQRTALEAARESFVLLKNDGKILPLNKQEIKTIAIIGPNAYPAQPVGGGSAHVQPFHAVSYLEGFSKYVTNSGQPAKVLFHPALKPYRDIAQDTEFTTAESDGEAGLRAEEFENIDLSGSPARTHVDRHVNFGTDNYDTPLGRASIRWSGYYTAHAGGPHDFFVLGPGENGGYRLFVDDKLVVDNWERATAILNFATLQIEPGSKHKVELEYYRRSGWGPKRVSFGVLPASEAVIPEAKAIAAQADVVLLFPGFGDTIESEAGDRTFRLPPGQDELVKEIAAANKKTVVVLTAGGNAEMTAWIDQVPALLHGWYSGEQGGTALAQLVFGDYSPSGRLPISLERRWEDNATSKNYYPNDGPKRIKYNEGVFVGYRHFDQNKIKPLFPFGFGLSYSTFAYKNLTVSPATNGTVTVSFDVANTGTRPAAEVTQLYVGDPHSSVPRPPKELKGFSKIVLQPGETKRVSLPLDGRSFSYYDVKSHAWKAEPGIFNIYVASSAADIQLEGKFNYRPVL; this comes from the coding sequence TTGGCCGCCACTGTTTTGTTCGCTCAGTCGAATTCACAGAATCCTTCCACTGCTTCCAGCGATCTCGCGATTGAAAAGCGAGTCGATTCCATCCTCGGCAAGATGACCCTCGAGCAAAAGATCGATCTGCTTGGCGGCATCAAGAGCTTCTATATTCGGGGATACAAAGAACTCGGATTGCCGGAACAAAAGATGTCTGACGGGCCGGTGGGCGTGCGCAACTACGGCCCAGCAACCACAATGGGCGGCATCGGTCTGGCGGCTTCGTGGAATCCGGAGTTGGTCGAGCGCATGGCGAAGGTCTACGGCCAAGACGCGCGGGCGCGAGGAGTGCATTTCCTCCTCGGTCCGGGAGTGAACATTCATCGAGCACCGATGAACGGTCGCAACTTCGAGTACTTCGGTGAAGATCCGTTCCTTGCCTCGCGGACGGCCGTGGCTTATGTCCGTGGAGTGCAGAGCCAAGGCGTGATCGCGACCATCAAGCACTACATGGGCAATAACTCGGAGTACGACCGTCACAATACCGACTCCGAGATCGATGAGCGCACCATGCGCGAGATCTATCTGCCGGCCTTCGAGGCTGCGGTAAAAGAAGCTCACGTGGGTGCCATTATGGATTCGTACAATTTGGTCAACGGTGAACACTCCACGCAGAACGCATTTCTGAACAATCAGATAGCCAAGAAAGATTGGGGCTTCGACGGCATCATCATGTCCGATTGGACTTCAACTTACGACGGCGTCGCAGCCGTGAATAGCGGACTGGACCTGGAGATGCCTTCGGGTAAGTTCATGAACCGCGAGACGCTGTTACCTGCGGTAAAGGCCGGCAAGGTTTCGCAAGCGACGATTGATGAGCATGTCCGCCGCATCCTTCGCGAAGCTATCCGTTTTGGATTTCTGGATCGCGATCAGACTGAAACGTCGATTCCGTTTTTGAACCCTGAAGGGCAGCGGACGGCCCTCGAAGCTGCACGCGAAAGCTTTGTGCTGCTGAAAAATGACGGCAAGATCCTTCCGCTAAACAAGCAGGAGATAAAGACGATCGCAATAATCGGGCCGAATGCGTATCCGGCACAGCCAGTTGGAGGCGGCAGCGCGCACGTGCAACCGTTCCACGCAGTCAGCTATCTCGAGGGATTCAGCAAGTACGTCACCAATTCTGGTCAACCAGCAAAAGTGCTCTTCCATCCTGCCCTGAAACCGTATCGCGACATCGCGCAGGACACCGAGTTCACGACGGCTGAGAGCGACGGCGAAGCAGGCCTGCGCGCCGAGGAGTTTGAAAACATTGACCTAAGCGGATCGCCGGCGCGCACTCATGTTGATCGGCATGTGAACTTCGGAACGGACAACTATGACACTCCGTTGGGCCGAGCCTCGATTCGCTGGTCTGGCTATTACACGGCACACGCCGGCGGCCCCCATGACTTTTTCGTGCTTGGTCCCGGCGAGAACGGCGGCTATCGGCTGTTCGTCGATGACAAGCTCGTCGTCGATAACTGGGAGAGGGCCACTGCAATTCTCAATTTCGCGACTTTGCAGATCGAGCCGGGCAGCAAGCACAAAGTAGAGCTGGAATACTATCGACGCAGCGGTTGGGGACCGAAACGGGTTTCGTTCGGTGTGCTACCGGCATCGGAGGCCGTCATCCCCGAGGCAAAGGCTATCGCCGCCCAAGCAGATGTAGTGCTGCTTTTCCCTGGATTCGGCGATACCATCGAGAGCGAAGCCGGCGATCGCACCTTCCGTTTACCTCCCGGACAAGATGAACTGGTGAAGGAGATCGCGGCGGCCAACAAGAAGACGGTCGTAGTGCTCACTGCCGGTGGGAACGCTGAGATGACGGCCTGGATCGATCAGGTCCCGGCCCTCCTGCACGGATGGTATTCGGGCGAGCAGGGTGGCACCGCGCTGGCGCAACTGGTGTTCGGCGATTACAGCCCCTCCGGGCGATTGCCGATTTCACTCGAGCGGCGCTGGGAGGACAATGCCACTTCTAAGAACTACTATCCGAACGACGGCCCCAAGCGCATCAAGTACAACGAAGGCGTGTTTGTTGGGTACCGCCACTTCGATCAGAACAAGATCAAGCCCCTGTTTCCCTTTGGTTTCGGACTTTCCTATAGCACGTTTGCCTATAAGAATTTGACCGTCTCACCCGCCACTAACGGCACGGTGACGGTCAGCTTCGACGTTGCCAATACGGGAACCCGCCCTGCCGCAGAGGTTACCCAACTTTATGTTGGAGATCCCCACAGTTCGGTTCCACGTCCGCCGAAGGAGCTAAAAGGGTTCTCCAAAATCGTCTTGCAGCCGGGAGAGACCAAGCGTGTTTCCCTCCCGCTCGACGGTCGCTCGTTCTCCTACTACGACGTGAAGTCGCATGCCTGGAAGGCCGAGCCTGGCATCTTCAATATTTACGTGGCCAGTTCGGCGGCCGACATCCAGCTCGAAGGCAAATTCAACTATCGACCAGTACTTTAG
- the nusB gene encoding transcription antitermination factor NusB, translating into MAAKSGKRRKSREMALQMLFQSDMGKQNEDHVRKTFWAERSTVDADTREFADDLFHVAQDRSAEIDGLIQKHTEHWRMDRMPAVDRNLLRLGVAEFLGFPKTPRAIVINEALDIAHRYSSPESVQFINGVLDSVGKELERK; encoded by the coding sequence ATGGCCGCTAAATCGGGCAAGCGGCGCAAATCGCGCGAGATGGCGCTGCAGATGCTATTTCAATCGGACATGGGCAAGCAGAACGAAGATCATGTCCGCAAGACCTTCTGGGCGGAGCGCTCCACCGTCGACGCGGACACCCGTGAATTTGCCGACGACCTGTTTCATGTAGCCCAGGATCGCAGTGCGGAAATTGACGGCCTGATTCAAAAGCACACCGAACATTGGCGCATGGACCGCATGCCCGCCGTCGACCGCAATCTGCTGCGACTCGGCGTCGCCGAATTCCTCGGTTTTCCCAAGACGCCACGCGCCATCGTGATCAACGAAGCGCTTGATATTGCCCATCGCTATTCGAGTCCCGAATCGGTCCAGTTTATTAATGGCGTGCTGGATTCGGTGGGCAAAGAGCTGGAAAGAAAGTAG
- the ribH gene encoding 6,7-dimethyl-8-ribityllumazine synthase: MIRSLTFVRHTSPERFEQLSALLRSLGFEDGHGWSDEHSKGAPFLAPVGSLELVNGRVPSEPDVLIEVRDLDTAHQLARKQFHDDVSEIEDTPWKSRIFSLRLDANSRIGFWAFTDPEKSAHKAVEGGLNASGMRFGIVVSRWNSFITERLLQGAVDCLRRNGATSADIQIVRVPGSFEIPSAARLLAESGTVDGVITLGCLIRGETTHYEHIATEVTRGIGQSAQDTGVPHSYGVLTCENLEQAIDRAGLKSGNKGWEAAITAIEMVSLKGKLKRGASDGR; encoded by the coding sequence ATGATCCGCAGTCTCACATTTGTGCGTCACACATCGCCGGAAAGATTCGAGCAGCTTTCGGCGCTGCTGCGCTCATTGGGATTCGAGGATGGCCACGGTTGGAGTGACGAGCACAGCAAGGGCGCTCCATTCCTTGCTCCTGTCGGAAGCCTGGAATTGGTGAACGGACGGGTGCCTTCTGAACCTGACGTGCTCATCGAGGTCAGGGATTTGGACACGGCGCACCAGCTCGCGCGGAAACAATTTCATGACGACGTTAGTGAAATAGAAGACACACCGTGGAAGTCGCGGATCTTTTCTCTTCGACTTGATGCGAACTCGCGCATCGGTTTCTGGGCATTCACCGATCCGGAGAAATCTGCTCATAAGGCCGTGGAAGGCGGGCTGAATGCCAGCGGCATGCGCTTCGGTATCGTCGTAAGCCGCTGGAACTCCTTCATTACTGAGCGCCTGCTTCAGGGAGCGGTGGATTGTTTGCGCCGCAACGGCGCCACCTCTGCGGACATTCAGATTGTGCGGGTACCCGGTTCGTTCGAGATTCCGTCGGCCGCGCGTCTGCTGGCTGAGTCAGGAACAGTGGATGGGGTGATCACCCTTGGCTGCTTGATCCGTGGGGAAACGACGCACTACGAGCACATCGCCACTGAAGTCACGCGGGGTATAGGGCAGTCAGCGCAGGACACAGGCGTTCCGCACAGCTATGGAGTGCTCACTTGCGAGAACCTCGAACAGGCAATCGATCGCGCTGGCCTCAAGAGTGGAAATAAGGGCTGGGAAGCTGCAATCACGGCGATCGAGATGGTCTCTCTCAAAGGCAAACTCAAGCGTGGAGCCTCCGATGGCCGCTAA
- a CDS encoding diguanylate cyclase, with the protein MQKIALLYDASQAVLSTFNLDEVLEQILSIVRDYFHVTNSALFLLDPDTHEFFVRSSIGRAGEKTGVRIAPGTGLIGTAAQQKRPVYAPDVTQDPRFIGHPSATKSEVAIPLMVRDEVVGVLDIQSEQLDAFDSETLDLLTLFSTQASIALENARLYSLEQRRSRQLEAINAIARQTTAVLNLDELLGKVCDLVLQTFPVDHVVVQLLDDDERLSVRAHKGKLTPILTQGAALPAGTGMGMRALELGKTVVENEVAFVPHYMASFVETRSETCVPLIFFGEKLGVLMLESAKPHNFTQEDVTPLESVADICAGAIQNAHYFEKAQQLAYIDGLTGIYNRRFFEMQIGSEIERASRYDGRLAIIMIDIDNFKRLNDEFGHLLGDEVLRQVSGVFGQQLRKVDVVCRYGGEEFVILVPQTSGGNAMEVAEKLRRMVAAYRFPGVPVKVTISAGVAEFPAHGKTRDELVAAADAALYVSKESGRNRVSAAAAARKTTA; encoded by the coding sequence ATGCAAAAGATTGCCCTACTCTATGACGCCAGCCAGGCGGTCCTGTCCACCTTCAATCTGGACGAAGTACTGGAGCAAATCCTCTCTATCGTGCGCGATTACTTCCACGTAACCAACTCCGCCCTTTTCCTGCTGGACCCAGATACTCACGAATTCTTCGTTCGCTCCTCGATAGGGCGCGCCGGAGAGAAGACCGGTGTTCGGATTGCCCCCGGAACCGGCCTCATTGGCACGGCTGCGCAGCAGAAAAGGCCGGTGTATGCACCGGATGTAACCCAGGATCCGCGCTTTATCGGACACCCTTCCGCGACCAAATCAGAAGTAGCGATCCCGCTGATGGTGCGCGACGAAGTTGTGGGAGTCCTCGACATCCAAAGCGAGCAGCTCGATGCCTTCGATTCTGAGACCCTGGACCTCCTCACGTTGTTCTCCACCCAGGCCTCAATTGCCCTGGAGAATGCCCGTCTGTACTCGCTAGAACAGCGCCGCTCACGGCAGCTCGAAGCCATCAATGCCATCGCCCGGCAGACCACGGCGGTGCTGAATCTGGACGAGCTCCTCGGGAAGGTCTGCGACCTGGTGCTGCAAACCTTCCCCGTAGATCACGTAGTGGTGCAGCTTCTCGACGATGATGAACGTCTTTCCGTGCGCGCCCACAAAGGGAAACTTACGCCGATCCTGACTCAGGGAGCGGCGCTTCCAGCCGGTACCGGTATGGGAATGCGGGCGCTGGAACTCGGAAAAACGGTCGTGGAAAACGAAGTAGCCTTTGTACCGCACTACATGGCCAGCTTTGTAGAGACGCGTTCCGAGACGTGTGTGCCCCTGATCTTCTTTGGCGAGAAGCTGGGCGTGCTCATGCTGGAGAGCGCGAAGCCGCACAACTTCACCCAAGAGGACGTTACTCCGCTTGAGTCAGTGGCGGATATTTGCGCCGGCGCCATCCAGAACGCGCACTATTTCGAGAAGGCGCAACAACTCGCCTACATCGACGGCCTCACGGGGATCTACAACCGCCGCTTTTTCGAGATGCAGATCGGCTCGGAAATCGAGCGCGCCTCCCGTTACGATGGCCGGCTGGCGATCATCATGATCGACATCGACAACTTCAAGCGCCTCAACGACGAGTTCGGCCACCTGCTTGGTGACGAGGTCCTGCGGCAGGTGTCCGGAGTCTTCGGCCAACAGCTTCGTAAAGTTGATGTTGTCTGCCGTTACGGTGGAGAGGAATTCGTCATTCTTGTACCGCAAACTTCTGGCGGAAACGCAATGGAGGTAGCAGAAAAGCTACGCAGAATGGTGGCAGCGTATCGCTTTCCCGGCGTGCCAGTGAAGGTAACGATCAGTGCTGGTGTAGCCGAATTCCCCGCGCACGGCAAAACTCGGGATGAGTTGGTCGCTGCCGCCGATGCTGCGTTGTATGTTTCGAAAGAGTCGGGTCGTAATCGCGTTTCCGCCGCTGCCGCGGCGCGCAAAACGACGGCATAA